Below is a genomic region from Selenomonadales bacterium.
ACTTTCGTGCACGGCATATCTTTTTTGAGACGTTTGTTGTTGAGCGGTGCCGCAACAGAACCGATACGTGCGATACCTGCATGAACGTCTGCTACGATCTTGTTGATACCTGTTGCGACAACAACACGTTTCGGACCGAACGTAAGTGCCGCTACACGGTTGCCGACACCGTCGATATTGACGAGTTCGCCTTTTTCGGTCAGTGCGTTCGTACTGGTGAGAAATACGTCGCATGTCAGTTCGCGGCGACGGAAGTCGAGTACCTGCTGCGGCGTAAGGCCTGCTTTATTATGGTTGAAGATAAGATGACCTTCTGCTTCAAGACCATCGAGAATATCGAGCTGGTCGATCGTGACCGAACCGCCGACACCGATCGTCGCACCTTTTTCGATCAAAGAACGAACGATCTGTGCGCCTTCTTCTTTATTTTCCGCAACATGAACGGCAAAGTTATTTTTTTTCAGATTTTCTACTACGATTTCAAGATTGACAGTCATATAAAATCACTCCTCATAGTAAGTGTATTATTCACGA
It encodes:
- a CDS encoding lactate utilization protein; this translates as MTVNLEIVVENLKKNNFAVHVAENKEEGAQIVRSLIEKGATIGVGGSVTIDQLDILDGLEAEGHLIFNHNKAGLTPQQVLDFRRRELTCDVFLTSTNALTEKGELVNIDGVGNRVAALTFGPKRVVVATGINKIVADVHAGIARIGSVAAPLNNKRLKKDMPCTKVGHCVDCQLPGRICNVTTITKKRPPLTDIHIVLIKEELGY